From the Solanum pennellii chromosome 4, SPENNV200 genome, one window contains:
- the LOC107017283 gene encoding gibberellin 2-beta-dioxygenase 8-like produces MMIESWNPPLLHDYSKLSRLQSNRVCSNNEVLVMEELELPMIDLNGLKSGDEREAIRCENAIAKASSEWGFFQVVNHGVSLELLRKMRNEQMKLFKAPFEMKANCGLLNNSYRWGNSTATCPKQFNWSEAFHIPLTKISETASYGEFTTLRDVMVEYATSMQDLAKSLASVLVKKLNHKDSEIGEICNENSCFLRLNHYPSCQLSQEIFGLVPHTDSDFLTILHQDEVGGLQLIKDSKWVAVKPNQNALIVNIGDLFQAWSNDVYKSVEHKVMANGKKERFSIAYFLCPSYDFMIRSYKEPSIYKKFTFGEYRYQIQQDVKFIGHKVGLSRFLQ; encoded by the exons ATGATGATAGAGTCTTGGAATCCTCCTCTCCTACATGATTACTCAAAGTTGTCGCGACTACAGAGTAATCGCGTCTGCTCAAACAATGAAGTTCTCGTGATGGAAGAGTTGGAACTTCCGATGATAGACTTGAACGGTTTAAAAAGTGGAGATGAGAGAGAAGCGATCAGATGTGAAAACGCGATAGCTAAGGCTTCTTCTGAATGGGGTTTTTTTCAAGTTGTGAATCATGGTGTGAGCCTTGAGTTGCTAAGAAAAATGAGGAATGAACAAATGAAATTGTTTAAAGCACCATTTGAAATGAAAGCTAATTGTGgattattaaataattcatataGATGGGGAAATTCAACAGCTACTTGTCCAAAACAATTTAATTGGTCAGAAGCTTTTCATATCCCTTTGACAAAAATTTCAGAAACTGCTTCTTATGGAGAGTTCACAACTTTAAG ggaTGTCATGGTGGAATATGCAACTTCAATGCAAGATTTAGCCAAATCACTTGCTAGTGTTCTTGTGAAGAAattaaaccacaaagatagtgaaattggagaaatttgcaatgaaaattcatgttttcttaGGTTAAATCACTATCCATCATGTCAATTATCACAAGAAATATTTGGATTAGTGCCACATACAGATAGTGATTTCTTAACTATACTTCATCAAGATGAAGTTGGTGGACttcaattaataaaagattCCAAATGGGTTGCTGTTAAGCCTAATCAAAATGCACTTATTGTAAACATCGGAGATCTTTTTCAG GCTTGGAGCAATGATGTATACAAAAGTGTGGAACACAAAGTGATGGCAAATGGAAAGAAGGAGAGGTTCTCAATAGCTTATTTTCTTTGCCCTtcttatgattttatgattCGAAGCTACAAAGAACCCTCTATTTATAAGAAATTCACTTTTGGTGAATATAGATATCAAATTCAACAAGATGTCAAATTTATTGGTCACAAAGTAGGCCtctcaaggtttcttcaatag